A single genomic interval of Sceloporus undulatus isolate JIND9_A2432 ecotype Alabama chromosome 2, SceUnd_v1.1, whole genome shotgun sequence harbors:
- the LOC121920650 gene encoding LOW QUALITY PROTEIN: protein mono-ADP-ribosyltransferase PARP14-like (The sequence of the model RefSeq protein was modified relative to this genomic sequence to represent the inferred CDS: deleted 2 bases in 1 codon; substituted 1 base at 1 genomic stop codon), protein MKLGSKASGIICVDLIFDRVLKGQPTLLLEKTKELVIFQICGDSQKNVEAAASWVKNLVLKDQNEINFSGNWISYFEESQYKQLGDLQRKLKIEIKVDLEASPPSIHVHGRTRDALTASTEIQKLIRKVQDGKEEQSKADLFSNLVEWQYEDNGQYKAFGSLINMQIEVAAQHWRQFEIMIQNKRYRVNPSQQHALDAQGSRISLWHVAKIEDKVALPKQWEDIKGSHIKLVLLTPTTQEYEDVERKFQQGCRNYKIEKIERVQNPLLWQCYQVXKKKELDKKNGHKNNEKILFHGTPASTLIPVNHTGFNCSYAGKHATAIEKGTYFATNSSYSSQDTYSTPGRNGRKYMYLTQVLTGNFCAGSQGLMVPPKTNGGFDLYDSMTDSVSNPSMFVIFSDAQAYTEYLITFRK, encoded by the exons ATGAAACTCGGTTCCAAAGCAAGTGGCATTATCTGTGTTGACCTCATTTTTGACAGGGTTTTGAAAGGACAG CCAACCTTGCTTCTGGAGAAAACCAAAGAGTTAGTCATTTTTCAGATTTGTGGTGATAGCCAGAaaaatgtggaagctgcagcatcTTGGGTGAAAAATCTGGTTTTAAAGGACCAGAATGAAATCAATTTTTCAGGCAACTGGATTTCATACTTTGAAGAAAGTCAATATAAGCAACTCGGAGACCTCCAGAGGAAGCTGAAAATTGAGATTAAGGTAGATTTAGAAGCCTCTCCTCCTTCCATACATGTTCATGGCAGAACCAGAGATGCCTTGACTGCTAGCACTGAAATCCAGAAATTAATCAGAAAAGTCCAAGATGGTAAAGAAGAGCAGTCCAAAGCAGATCTTTTCAGCAATCTAGTAGAGTGGCAGTATGAAGACAATGGGCAATACAAGGCTTTTGGTTCTCTGATCAATATGCAGATAGAAGTTGCAGCACAGCATTGGAGGCAATTTGAAATAATGATACAGAATAAACGTTACAGAGTGAATCCAAGCCAGCAGCATGCACTGGATGCCCAAGGTTCAAGAATTTCTCTTTGGCATGTTGCAAAAATAGAAGATAAAGTAGCACTCCCAAAGCAATGGGAAGATATCAAGGGAAGTCATATCAAATTGGTTTTGCTGACACCCACAACACAAGAATATGAGGATGTTGAAAGAAAGTTCCAGCAAGGTTGCCGTAACTACAAAATAGAAAAGATTGAAAGGGTGCAGAATCCTTTGCTCTGGCAATGCtaccaagtttaaaaaaaaaaagagctagaTAAAAAGAATGGccacaaaaacaatgaaaagatTCTATTCCATGGAACTCCTGCTTCCACATTGATCCCAGTTAACCATACTGGATTTAATTGCAGTTATGCTGGAAAGCATGCTACAGCAATTGAAAAGGGGACCTATTTTGCCACAAATTCAAGCTATTCTTCACAAGACACGTATTCCACACCAGGCAGAAATGGTAGAAAATACATGTACCTCACTCAGGTTCTCACTGGGAATTTTTGTGCTGGAAGTCAAGGACTGATGGTT CCACCAAAAACCAATGGAGGGTTTGACCTGTATGATAGTATGACTGACAGTGTATCTAATCCATCCATGTTTGTCATATTTTCTGATGCTCAAGCCTATACAGAATATCTTATTACTTTCAGGAAATAA